A single Nicotiana tabacum cultivar K326 chromosome 5, ASM71507v2, whole genome shotgun sequence DNA region contains:
- the LOC107830104 gene encoding cation/H(+) antiporter 15-like isoform X2 yields the protein MMFAKSGILLGPSALGQIVKYRRQLFPNYNFHVIETMAHVALVFYGFLVGLQMDIKSVLRIGIKARNVAVIGIIIPFVMGTILFFSLYRDEDARGFIFYGGALTVTGFSVLAKILDKQKILQTDIGKMAMSSAVINDIGAWFILALGYVVTGSTTNIHWAVICTIAYALFCVFYLRRAIGWIIRKLPEGQGYSEFFVCSILGGMAISGVITDALGTHPIIGAFLFGLSVPNQMLQAAILDKLDDFVMGFLMPTFFVVCGLRTNFRAMGSIYEIVGYIILFVSAKILSTFAATFFSDMSIKEALAVGILSNTKSLMALIIIEAGQAQQILNTQLYSLMVTGILVMTVIVTPITMLYHPSQELVPHKRRTIQKAKVEEELRVLACIHAAHDIPSVINLLGSSNSTSAAPITVFALQVVELVGRASSMLEVHTSGKRGSRSLGHEEAQTRQIIAAFDNYELRSDGVMVQVLTARCALSTMDEDICNIAKDKRAAFIILPFHKQRSLAGEMEDVNPEIRAVNEGVLANAPCSVGILIDRGLSETSDYAKNIVVLYFGGPDDREALAYALRMVDRPDTRLTVVKFIPGEGATDIDPMEFAEESHVNVHIDKESEKLLDEEFLNRFKISTANDKSVKYIELLLNDVEEAVNAIKLMDQHNYDLYIVGKGRGIVSPLTAGLVDWCDCPELGAIGDLLVTSEFDSTFSVLVMQQYVKPIGDGSVNSYGSMSERIGLGMDMDMDMQRADSEAGDVFSSFRRRPEHMPRV from the exons ATGATGTTTGCAAAG AGCGGCATACTTTTGGGTCCGTCAGCGCTTGGACAGATTGTGAAGTATAGGAGGCAGCTTTTCCCAAACTACAACTTCCATGTGATTGAGACAATGGCTCATGTAGCCCTTGTGTTCTATGGGTTTCTGGTGGGATTACAGATGGATATAAAATCAGTTCTTCGAATTGGAATAAAGGCTAGGAATGTGGCTGTTATAGGGATCATTATCCCTTTTGTCATGGGCACAATATTGTTTTTCTCACTCTATCGCGATGAAGATGCTAGAGGTTTCATTTTCTATGGTGGTGCTCTCACTGTTACAGGGTTCTCTGTCTTGGCTAAGATACTTGACAAACAGAAGATCCTCCAAACTGACATTGGGAAAATGGCCATGTCTTCAGCTGTAATCAATGATATTGGTGCATGGTTTATTTTGGCACTAGGTTATGTAGTCACAGGGAGTACAACTAACATCCATTGGGCTGTAATTTGCACGATTGCCTATGCCTTGTTCTGTGTCTTTTATCTCCGTCGTGCCATTGGTTGGATCATCCGAAAATTGCCTGAAGGACAAGGATATAGTGAGTTCTTTGTATGTTCAATTCTTGGTGGGATGGCGATTTCCGGAGTTATAACAGATGCTTTGGGCACACACCCTATAATTGGTGCTTTTCTGTTTGGACTGAGTGTACCTAACCAAATGCTTCAAGCAGCAATTTTGGATAAGCTTGATGACTTTGTGATGGGATTTCTTATGCCAACTTTCTTTGTTGTTTGTGGACTCAGAACCAATTTCAGAGCCATGGGTAGTATTTATGAAATTGTTGGCTACATTATTCTATTTGTTTCAGCCAAAATCTTGAGCACATTTGCTGCTACTTTCTTCTCTGATATGTCTATTAAGGAGGCCTTGGCTGTTGGAATACTTAGCAACACCAAAAGTCTCATGGCCTTAATCATTATTGAAGCTGGTCAAGCACAACAG ATTTTGAACACTCAATTATACTCTCTTATGGTGACCGGCATTTTGGTGATGACGGTGATTGTCACACCGATCACTATGCTCTACCATCCCTCGCAGGAATTGGTGCCCCATAAACGAAGGACTATacagaaagcaaaagtggaggagGAGCTTCGGGTGCTGGCGTGCATCCATGCCGCGCACGACATCCCTTCGGTCATCAATCTTCTTGGCTCGTCGAATTCTACATCAGCAGCCCCTATAACTGTCTTTGCTCTCCAAGTAGTAGAACTAGTCGGGCGTGCATCATCGATGCTAGAAGTCCACACCTCAGGTAAACGAGGCTCGAGAAGTCTTGGCCACGAGGAGGCACAAACGAGACAGATAATTGCTGCTTTTGACAACTATGAGCTACGATCAGATGGTGTGATGGTTCAAGTACTAACAGCAAGGTGTGCTTTGTCCACTATGGATGAAGATATATGCAACATTGCCAAAGATAAGCGTGCAGCTTTTATCATACTCCCTTTCCACAAACAACGAAGTCTCGCTGGTGAAATGGAGGATGTCAACCCTGAAATTCGGGCTGTCAACGAGGGTGTGCTCGCTAATGCCCCTTGTTCTGTGGGAATCCTCATCGATCGTGGCCTTTCTGAGACAAGTGACTACGCAAAAAATATCGTTGTCCTTTACTTTGGAGGTCCTGATGATAGGGAAGCTCTGGCTTACGCGTTGAGAATGGTTGATCGTCCAGATACACGCCTAACTGTGGTTAAGTTTATTCCAGGAGAAGGTGCTACTGATATAGATCCAATGGAATTTGCTGAAGAAAGTCACGTAAACGTCCACATTGACAAAGAGAGCGAAAAGTTGCTAGATGAAGAGTTCTTGAACAGGTTCAAGATCAGCACAGCCAATGACAAATCAGTAAAATACATAGAATTGTTGCTGAATGATGTGGAAGAAGCTGTCAACGCAATAAAACTAATGGACCAGCATAACTATGATCTCTACATCGTAGGAAAAGGTCGAGGCATAGTGTCACCACTAACAGCTGGTCTAGTCGATTGGTGCGACTGCCCCGAGCTCGGGGCTATTGGTGATCTTTTAGTCACATCCGAATTCGATTCCACATTCTCTGTGCTGGTTATGCAGCAGTATGTTAAGCCAATCGGAGATGGTTCGGTGAATTCTTATGGATCAATGAGTGAGCGGATAGGACTCGGGATGGACATGGATATGGACATGCAACGCGCAGATAGTGAAGCTGGCGACGTGTTTTCCAGTTTTAGGAGGCGGCCGGAACATATGCCACGAGTGTAA
- the LOC107830104 gene encoding cation/H(+) antiporter 15-like isoform X1 produces MADLEPPIDTEKLNDKILCYAQTIYRLNGVWEGPDPLTPIIPLFFVQISLAILITRLVMFALKITRQPPFVAEIISGILLGPSALGQIVKYRRQLFPNYNFHVIETMAHVALVFYGFLVGLQMDIKSVLRIGIKARNVAVIGIIIPFVMGTILFFSLYRDEDARGFIFYGGALTVTGFSVLAKILDKQKILQTDIGKMAMSSAVINDIGAWFILALGYVVTGSTTNIHWAVICTIAYALFCVFYLRRAIGWIIRKLPEGQGYSEFFVCSILGGMAISGVITDALGTHPIIGAFLFGLSVPNQMLQAAILDKLDDFVMGFLMPTFFVVCGLRTNFRAMGSIYEIVGYIILFVSAKILSTFAATFFSDMSIKEALAVGILSNTKSLMALIIIEAGQAQQILNTQLYSLMVTGILVMTVIVTPITMLYHPSQELVPHKRRTIQKAKVEEELRVLACIHAAHDIPSVINLLGSSNSTSAAPITVFALQVVELVGRASSMLEVHTSGKRGSRSLGHEEAQTRQIIAAFDNYELRSDGVMVQVLTARCALSTMDEDICNIAKDKRAAFIILPFHKQRSLAGEMEDVNPEIRAVNEGVLANAPCSVGILIDRGLSETSDYAKNIVVLYFGGPDDREALAYALRMVDRPDTRLTVVKFIPGEGATDIDPMEFAEESHVNVHIDKESEKLLDEEFLNRFKISTANDKSVKYIELLLNDVEEAVNAIKLMDQHNYDLYIVGKGRGIVSPLTAGLVDWCDCPELGAIGDLLVTSEFDSTFSVLVMQQYVKPIGDGSVNSYGSMSERIGLGMDMDMDMQRADSEAGDVFSSFRRRPEHMPRV; encoded by the exons ATGGCAGATTTAGAACCACCTATTGATACTgaaaaattaaatgataaaattctGTGTTATGCACAGACCATTTACAGGTTAAATGGTGTTTGGGAAGGACCTGATCCTTTGACACCAATTATTCCTCTTTTCTTCGTTCAGATTTCTTTAGCTATCTTGATCACCCGTCTTGTCATGTTTGCCCTTAAAATCACCAGGCAACCTCCTTTTGTTGCTGAAATTATT AGCGGCATACTTTTGGGTCCGTCAGCGCTTGGACAGATTGTGAAGTATAGGAGGCAGCTTTTCCCAAACTACAACTTCCATGTGATTGAGACAATGGCTCATGTAGCCCTTGTGTTCTATGGGTTTCTGGTGGGATTACAGATGGATATAAAATCAGTTCTTCGAATTGGAATAAAGGCTAGGAATGTGGCTGTTATAGGGATCATTATCCCTTTTGTCATGGGCACAATATTGTTTTTCTCACTCTATCGCGATGAAGATGCTAGAGGTTTCATTTTCTATGGTGGTGCTCTCACTGTTACAGGGTTCTCTGTCTTGGCTAAGATACTTGACAAACAGAAGATCCTCCAAACTGACATTGGGAAAATGGCCATGTCTTCAGCTGTAATCAATGATATTGGTGCATGGTTTATTTTGGCACTAGGTTATGTAGTCACAGGGAGTACAACTAACATCCATTGGGCTGTAATTTGCACGATTGCCTATGCCTTGTTCTGTGTCTTTTATCTCCGTCGTGCCATTGGTTGGATCATCCGAAAATTGCCTGAAGGACAAGGATATAGTGAGTTCTTTGTATGTTCAATTCTTGGTGGGATGGCGATTTCCGGAGTTATAACAGATGCTTTGGGCACACACCCTATAATTGGTGCTTTTCTGTTTGGACTGAGTGTACCTAACCAAATGCTTCAAGCAGCAATTTTGGATAAGCTTGATGACTTTGTGATGGGATTTCTTATGCCAACTTTCTTTGTTGTTTGTGGACTCAGAACCAATTTCAGAGCCATGGGTAGTATTTATGAAATTGTTGGCTACATTATTCTATTTGTTTCAGCCAAAATCTTGAGCACATTTGCTGCTACTTTCTTCTCTGATATGTCTATTAAGGAGGCCTTGGCTGTTGGAATACTTAGCAACACCAAAAGTCTCATGGCCTTAATCATTATTGAAGCTGGTCAAGCACAACAG ATTTTGAACACTCAATTATACTCTCTTATGGTGACCGGCATTTTGGTGATGACGGTGATTGTCACACCGATCACTATGCTCTACCATCCCTCGCAGGAATTGGTGCCCCATAAACGAAGGACTATacagaaagcaaaagtggaggagGAGCTTCGGGTGCTGGCGTGCATCCATGCCGCGCACGACATCCCTTCGGTCATCAATCTTCTTGGCTCGTCGAATTCTACATCAGCAGCCCCTATAACTGTCTTTGCTCTCCAAGTAGTAGAACTAGTCGGGCGTGCATCATCGATGCTAGAAGTCCACACCTCAGGTAAACGAGGCTCGAGAAGTCTTGGCCACGAGGAGGCACAAACGAGACAGATAATTGCTGCTTTTGACAACTATGAGCTACGATCAGATGGTGTGATGGTTCAAGTACTAACAGCAAGGTGTGCTTTGTCCACTATGGATGAAGATATATGCAACATTGCCAAAGATAAGCGTGCAGCTTTTATCATACTCCCTTTCCACAAACAACGAAGTCTCGCTGGTGAAATGGAGGATGTCAACCCTGAAATTCGGGCTGTCAACGAGGGTGTGCTCGCTAATGCCCCTTGTTCTGTGGGAATCCTCATCGATCGTGGCCTTTCTGAGACAAGTGACTACGCAAAAAATATCGTTGTCCTTTACTTTGGAGGTCCTGATGATAGGGAAGCTCTGGCTTACGCGTTGAGAATGGTTGATCGTCCAGATACACGCCTAACTGTGGTTAAGTTTATTCCAGGAGAAGGTGCTACTGATATAGATCCAATGGAATTTGCTGAAGAAAGTCACGTAAACGTCCACATTGACAAAGAGAGCGAAAAGTTGCTAGATGAAGAGTTCTTGAACAGGTTCAAGATCAGCACAGCCAATGACAAATCAGTAAAATACATAGAATTGTTGCTGAATGATGTGGAAGAAGCTGTCAACGCAATAAAACTAATGGACCAGCATAACTATGATCTCTACATCGTAGGAAAAGGTCGAGGCATAGTGTCACCACTAACAGCTGGTCTAGTCGATTGGTGCGACTGCCCCGAGCTCGGGGCTATTGGTGATCTTTTAGTCACATCCGAATTCGATTCCACATTCTCTGTGCTGGTTATGCAGCAGTATGTTAAGCCAATCGGAGATGGTTCGGTGAATTCTTATGGATCAATGAGTGAGCGGATAGGACTCGGGATGGACATGGATATGGACATGCAACGCGCAGATAGTGAAGCTGGCGACGTGTTTTCCAGTTTTAGGAGGCGGCCGGAACATATGCCACGAGTGTAA